One genomic window of uncultured delta proteobacterium includes the following:
- a CDS encoding Flagellar motor switch protein FliG produces MPKSHGRQAAPARQREVTAVSQISDAKNLTGPQKTAVLLLSLGDSFAAEVFKRMERQEIAQVSKAIMEMETIDKEVVEDVLREYHHALVTGQEMVRGGSDTLRRLLSNNLDSETTKYVSDLLSLDTGPTPFRELDNVSPRVLAQILRNEHPQTLALIVGHMRSDQGASLLQALPAGVRCEVLMRLAKLEAVPEEMLMAVDKVLQSQLIAMGGKEGKKVGGVQSVAEILNSVDRATEEEVLSEIEEQSAQMAEEIRNLMFVFEDVAGLDDRAIRESLKEISNEDLTMALRGAKEDMRDVFFRNMSERAATMIREDLEIMGPTKLSDVEAAQQNIVKIIRRLEAEGRIMIARGSSDVFV; encoded by the coding sequence ATGCCCAAAAGCCATGGAAGACAGGCTGCCCCGGCGCGGCAGCGGGAGGTAACGGCAGTGTCCCAAATCAGCGACGCAAAAAACCTGACGGGTCCCCAAAAGACGGCGGTTCTCCTGCTCAGCTTGGGCGACTCGTTCGCGGCGGAAGTTTTCAAACGCATGGAGCGGCAGGAAATCGCCCAGGTTTCCAAAGCTATCATGGAAATGGAAACGATCGACAAGGAAGTCGTTGAGGACGTCTTGCGCGAATACCACCATGCCCTGGTCACCGGGCAGGAAATGGTGCGCGGCGGCTCGGACACGCTCCGCAGGCTCCTGTCCAACAACCTGGACAGCGAAACGACCAAATACGTCAGCGACCTGCTGAGCCTGGATACCGGCCCCACCCCGTTCCGCGAGCTGGACAACGTCAGCCCGCGCGTGCTTGCCCAGATTCTGCGCAACGAACACCCGCAAACGCTGGCCCTTATCGTCGGGCACATGCGCTCGGATCAGGGCGCTTCGCTCCTGCAGGCGCTGCCGGCGGGGGTCCGTTGCGAGGTGCTCATGCGCCTCGCCAAGCTTGAAGCCGTTCCCGAGGAGATGCTCATGGCGGTGGACAAGGTTTTGCAAAGCCAGCTTATCGCCATGGGCGGCAAGGAAGGCAAAAAAGTCGGCGGCGTTCAGTCCGTGGCGGAAATCCTCAACTCCGTGGACCGCGCGACGGAAGAGGAAGTGCTTTCGGAAATCGAGGAACAGTCCGCGCAGATGGCGGAAGAAATCCGCAACCTCATGTTCGTGTTCGAGGACGTTGCCGGCCTCGACGACCGCGCCATCCGAGAATCCCTCAAGGAAATTTCCAACGAGGATCTTACCATGGCGTTACGCGGCGCCAAGGAAGACATGCGCGACGTCTTCTTCCGCAACATGTCCGAACGCGCCGCCACCATGATCCGGGAAGACCTGGAAATTATGGGACCCACGAAACTTTCCGACGTGGAAGCGGCGCAGCAGAATATCGTCAAGATTATCCGCCGCCTGGAGGCGGAAGGCCGCATCATGATAGCCAGGGGTTCCAGCGATGTCTTTGTCTGA
- the fliE gene encoding Flagellar hook-basal body complex protein FliE produces the protein MSIQSVGLKAYTNALSNFTKAEKAITGESSRKTSGIAPSPFADTLKDSLAKVNELQQEKKAMITSFASGEQQNVHELMISLQKAGLAMNMTTAVRNKALEAYKELARLQF, from the coding sequence ATGAGTATTCAAAGCGTGGGGCTGAAAGCATACACCAATGCCCTGTCCAACTTCACGAAAGCGGAAAAGGCGATCACAGGCGAAAGTTCCCGGAAGACAAGCGGCATCGCCCCGTCCCCGTTCGCGGATACCCTGAAGGATTCGCTCGCGAAGGTGAACGAGTTGCAGCAGGAAAAGAAGGCCATGATCACCTCCTTTGCCTCCGGGGAGCAGCAGAACGTGCATGAGCTTATGATAAGCCTGCAAAAGGCCGGGCTTGCCATGAACATGACGACCGCCGTCCGCAACAAGGCCCTGGAAGCCTATAAAGAACTGGCCAGGCTCCAGTTCTGA
- a CDS encoding DNA-binding protein HRL53: protein MTKAEIVKRLKEEAGLTSLAQAENAYNTMFSLLGNALKNGDSIAISGFGSFKPVKRAARKGRNPRTGAEIQIPESTAVKFTPGKALKESLWLFS from the coding sequence ATGACAAAAGCCGAAATCGTCAAACGACTGAAAGAAGAGGCCGGGCTTACTTCGCTGGCTCAAGCCGAAAATGCCTACAACACCATGTTTTCCCTGCTCGGCAATGCTTTGAAAAATGGCGACAGCATTGCCATTTCCGGCTTCGGCAGCTTCAAACCGGTAAAACGCGCCGCTCGTAAAGGTCGCAATCCCCGTACCGGCGCGGAAATTCAGATTCCCGAATCTACCGCTGTAAAGTTTACGCCGGGCAAGGCTTTGAAAGAGAGCCTGTGGCTGTTCTCGTGA
- a CDS encoding conserved hypothetical protein (Evidence 4 : Homologs of previously reported genes of unknown function), producing the protein MPPDIEAVDIGIKFGSTWVPGLVVSDFIEQLHSGKGRQSVNYFPTLGRWEAKVNIWDTALNTAVWGIPEYPAGKIIESLLMNRPIKVEKESGQSDDSGKPIMIVDQELTAAVMQKADEIRQAFLDWVWTDDDRRDMLTRLYNERFNTHVPPSYDGSHIELVGASSDVTLRPHQKDVVWRSIQEGTALFDHVVGAGKTMACVASIMESKRMGFVSKPMVVVPNHLLHQWRDEFYRLYPGANILVADKTDFTKENRERLFSRIATGEWDAVIVAHSSFKKIDMPRDVQEEILQEQIDAVVEAIQTAKENEGGRATVKQLEKQKEKMQARYEKLLAGTGAKDRSVDFSDLGVDALFVDESHEFKNLAYQTTMNVSGLGNITGSAKALDLFIKCRYLQRQNDGRGVYFMTGTPISNTIAEVYTLQRYMQYEELQAKDIEHFDAWASTFGQITNGWELDATGVNYKLKSRFASFQNVPELLSMYRTFADVVTKNDLDEQAKQAGMRPLTPPVTGGRAFNHIVERSDDQAVYMDDIIHRMEHLPSDPREDNPLKITNDARKAGLDFRLITPEAEDAPGSKINAAVERIYEIWRDTAEDRGTQLVFCDLSTPKGKGSAVPAPQAVQDGVFAVEGFEPVPDEAMGETEDVTDSDLVEAGDDDSGEDTSVAADMDAVIALSSSKFSVYDDMRQKLVARGIPADEIAFIHDANTDIRKSKLFGDMNAGRVRVLLGSTAKMGAGMNAQKRLVAAHHLDAPWRPSDLEQRNGRIIRQGNMLYERDPDNFSVGIFNYATKQTYDARMWQTIEYKAAAIEQFRKGDLLQRVIDDVQSEAANAAEMKAAASGNPLILMQVKLASDLRKLEALYSQHQRSQHRLRDRLKTLGTIDKRLAAAEAVYSENIRRRDANTRTVKDKEGKEKIQVALVVDGKSLGEKDSERIKNRLLAGAEEVSRNFTKRPLFGSYRGFDVYIERVTRLLGNDGFRFVFEGAGDQKYKPENLTYSFDEKLSLSGLFQRMDNFLTKGLDETVDASRENARRETAELATVEAALGKEFPQKDELALVRENHGAIIRELQRMQDDSKYVSTWEPKTSLDMEVPPMPMPAPAPQLTMRCG; encoded by the coding sequence ATGCCTCCGGACATTGAGGCAGTGGACATCGGCATCAAGTTCGGCTCCACCTGGGTGCCGGGCCTGGTAGTTTCGGATTTTATTGAACAGCTTCATTCCGGCAAGGGAAGGCAGAGCGTCAACTATTTTCCGACTTTGGGCCGGTGGGAGGCCAAGGTCAATATATGGGACACGGCCCTGAATACGGCTGTTTGGGGCATTCCCGAATATCCGGCTGGCAAGATTATCGAGTCCTTGCTGATGAACAGACCGATCAAGGTGGAAAAGGAAAGCGGCCAAAGCGACGATAGCGGTAAGCCGATCATGATAGTGGATCAGGAGCTTACTGCCGCCGTCATGCAGAAGGCGGACGAAATCCGCCAGGCGTTTCTTGATTGGGTCTGGACCGATGACGACCGGCGCGACATGCTGACCAGGCTCTATAACGAGCGTTTCAACACTCATGTTCCTCCATCCTATGACGGTTCGCATATCGAACTGGTAGGGGCTTCCTCGGATGTCACTCTCAGGCCGCATCAAAAAGATGTGGTCTGGCGAAGCATTCAGGAAGGCACGGCGCTTTTTGACCATGTTGTGGGCGCGGGCAAGACTATGGCCTGCGTTGCCTCGATTATGGAGAGCAAGCGCATGGGCTTTGTCTCAAAACCTATGGTTGTCGTGCCGAACCATCTGCTGCACCAGTGGCGGGATGAGTTCTATCGGCTTTACCCGGGTGCAAATATTCTTGTGGCCGACAAGACCGATTTTACCAAAGAAAACCGGGAACGGCTGTTCAGCCGGATTGCCACCGGCGAATGGGACGCCGTTATTGTCGCGCACAGTTCTTTCAAAAAAATCGACATGCCCCGCGATGTGCAGGAGGAAATTCTTCAGGAGCAGATCGATGCGGTTGTTGAAGCGATACAGACCGCCAAGGAAAATGAGGGTGGACGGGCCACGGTCAAACAGTTGGAAAAGCAAAAAGAGAAAATGCAGGCCCGCTATGAAAAGCTGCTGGCCGGTACGGGAGCCAAAGACCGTTCCGTGGATTTTTCCGATTTGGGCGTGGATGCCCTGTTTGTTGACGAAAGCCATGAGTTCAAGAATCTGGCCTATCAGACAACCATGAACGTATCCGGTCTGGGGAATATCACCGGCAGCGCCAAGGCTTTGGACCTCTTCATAAAATGCCGCTACTTGCAGCGTCAAAATGACGGGCGGGGCGTGTATTTTATGACCGGAACTCCCATCAGCAACACCATCGCGGAGGTATACACTCTGCAACGATACATGCAGTATGAGGAATTGCAGGCCAAGGATATTGAGCATTTCGACGCCTGGGCCTCCACCTTCGGACAGATTACAAACGGGTGGGAGCTGGACGCCACAGGCGTCAATTACAAACTCAAAAGCCGTTTTGCCAGCTTCCAGAACGTACCGGAACTGCTTTCCATGTACCGGACCTTCGCGGACGTGGTGACGAAAAATGACCTTGACGAGCAGGCAAAACAGGCCGGTATGCGGCCTCTCACGCCCCCGGTTACGGGCGGCAGAGCGTTCAACCATATTGTCGAGCGGTCCGATGACCAGGCTGTATACATGGATGACATCATTCACCGCATGGAGCATTTGCCGTCCGACCCACGCGAAGACAATCCGCTCAAAATTACCAATGACGCCCGCAAAGCCGGTCTGGATTTCCGTTTGATTACGCCGGAAGCGGAAGATGCCCCCGGCTCCAAAATCAATGCGGCGGTCGAGCGCATCTATGAAATCTGGCGCGACACGGCGGAAGACCGTGGGACTCAGCTTGTGTTCTGCGATTTGTCCACACCGAAAGGTAAAGGCTCGGCGGTCCCGGCTCCGCAGGCCGTGCAAGATGGTGTTTTTGCGGTAGAAGGTTTTGAGCCAGTTCCAGATGAAGCGATGGGAGAAACGGAAGATGTGACCGATTCCGACCTGGTGGAAGCTGGCGACGATGACAGCGGCGAAGATACCTCCGTGGCCGCTGACATGGACGCCGTTATCGCGCTGTCTTCTTCCAAATTTTCCGTCTATGACGATATGCGGCAAAAACTTGTTGCGCGGGGCATCCCCGCTGACGAAATCGCTTTTATCCACGATGCCAACACGGATATTCGCAAGTCCAAGCTGTTTGGCGATATGAACGCCGGGCGCGTCCGGGTTCTTCTCGGTTCCACGGCCAAAATGGGCGCGGGCATGAACGCGCAAAAGCGTCTGGTGGCCGCACACCACCTTGATGCGCCCTGGCGACCGTCCGATCTGGAACAGCGAAACGGGCGTATTATCCGCCAGGGCAATATGCTTTATGAGCGCGATCCGGATAATTTTTCGGTCGGCATTTTTAATTACGCCACCAAGCAGACCTATGATGCCCGTATGTGGCAGACCATAGAATACAAGGCGGCGGCAATCGAACAGTTCCGCAAAGGCGACTTGTTACAGCGCGTCATTGACGATGTGCAAAGCGAGGCCGCTAACGCCGCCGAAATGAAAGCGGCGGCATCAGGCAACCCGCTGATACTCATGCAAGTGAAGCTGGCCAGCGATCTGCGGAAGCTGGAAGCCCTGTATTCCCAACATCAGCGCAGTCAGCATCGCTTGCGGGACCGCCTGAAAACCCTTGGCACCATCGACAAGCGCCTGGCCGCAGCGGAAGCCGTTTATTCCGAAAATATCCGGCGCAGGGATGCCAACACTCGCACTGTCAAAGACAAAGAGGGCAAAGAGAAAATCCAAGTTGCGCTTGTGGTTGACGGAAAAAGCCTTGGGGAAAAGGACAGTGAGCGCATAAAAAACAGGTTGTTGGCCGGGGCGGAAGAAGTGAGCCGAAATTTTACCAAAAGGCCGCTTTTCGGCTCGTATCGCGGCTTTGATGTGTATATTGAACGGGTAACGCGCTTGTTGGGCAACGATGGATTCCGCTTTGTTTTTGAAGGCGCGGGCGACCAAAAATACAAACCGGAAAACCTGACATACAGCTTTGACGAAAAATTGAGCTTATCCGGCCTGTTTCAACGTATGGACAACTTCTTGACCAAGGGGCTGGATGAAACAGTAGATGCCTCCAGGGAGAATGCCCGGCGCGAAACCGCAGAACTGGCAACTGTTGAGGCGGCATTGGGAAAAGAGTTTCCCCAAAAAGACGAGCTGGCCCTGGTGCGCGAAAACCACGGCGCGATTATTCGGGAGCTGCAACGTATGCAGGACGATTCCAAGTATGTTTCCACCTGGGAGCCGAAAACATCCCTGGACATGGAAGTGCCGCCCATGCCGATGCCCGCGCCAGCTCCGCAATTAACAATGCGGTGCGGGTGA
- a CDS encoding conserved hypothetical protein (Evidence 4 : Homologs of previously reported genes of unknown function), giving the protein MDGWSNDTEHYLPHMALDVVLTSKDRQEKIVIDTKFTSLLKPGWYRDKSFSSAYIYQMYAYLRSQEERGEPHRTATGVLLHPATDKSEKFTVSIQGHTFVFATVNLNAPVKEIRKELLDILVTEENSELVGS; this is encoded by the coding sequence GTGGATGGCTGGTCAAACGATACTGAGCACTATTTGCCCCATATGGCGCTGGATGTTGTGCTGACCAGCAAGGATCGGCAAGAAAAAATTGTGATTGATACCAAGTTCACCAGCCTTCTCAAGCCGGGCTGGTATCGGGATAAATCTTTCTCCAGCGCCTATATCTACCAAATGTATGCCTATCTGCGCTCCCAAGAAGAGCGTGGAGAACCACACAGAACCGCAACTGGCGTTCTCCTGCACCCAGCAACCGATAAGTCTGAAAAATTTACTGTGTCCATACAGGGGCATACTTTCGTTTTTGCAACGGTGAACCTGAACGCTCCCGTTAAGGAAATTCGGAAAGAACTCCTCGACATCTTGGTCACTGAAGAAAATTCGGAACTCGTTGGAAGTTAG
- a CDS encoding conserved hypothetical protein (Evidence 4 : Homologs of previously reported genes of unknown function), protein MSLSDDDKPRTWGTVYMGTNAFSLDSVEGEKSQNWTEADEAAYLARVKQKATEMAAGLVDDARREADSIREAAHQEGYNAGMAQAEQEIEDFQNAVSGSVQAVLSAIEGQCSAIFANWRSDLVTLLRLAAEKAVGMPLVDDRARLLEEVYTQSVAALENRRNLVVRVNPEDEPAIADIVAMTQARFTDLKAWSVKADPKIQPGGLIVESDDSLADNRVEKRAALVNEVLKNLALPQE, encoded by the coding sequence ATGTCTTTGTCTGACGACGACAAGCCCAGAACCTGGGGCACGGTCTACATGGGCACCAACGCCTTCAGCCTGGATTCGGTTGAGGGCGAGAAGAGCCAGAACTGGACCGAGGCGGATGAAGCCGCCTACCTCGCGCGCGTTAAGCAAAAAGCGACGGAAATGGCCGCCGGTCTGGTGGATGACGCCAGGCGGGAAGCCGATTCCATCCGCGAGGCTGCGCACCAGGAAGGATACAACGCGGGCATGGCCCAGGCCGAGCAGGAGATCGAGGATTTCCAGAACGCCGTCAGCGGCTCGGTTCAGGCCGTGCTTTCCGCCATCGAGGGGCAGTGCTCCGCTATTTTTGCGAATTGGCGCAGCGACCTGGTGACGCTTCTGCGGCTCGCGGCGGAAAAGGCCGTGGGCATGCCCCTTGTTGACGACAGGGCGCGGCTGCTGGAGGAAGTGTATACCCAGTCCGTGGCGGCCCTGGAAAACCGCCGGAATCTCGTCGTCCGCGTCAACCCCGAAGACGAACCCGCCATCGCCGATATCGTGGCCATGACCCAGGCCCGGTTCACGGACCTGAAAGCCTGGTCCGTGAAGGCGGATCCCAAAATTCAGCCCGGCGGGCTTATCGTGGAAAGCGACGACTCGCTCGCCGACAACCGGGTGGAGAAGCGCGCGGCGCTTGTGAACGAGGTTTTGAAGAATTTGGCGTTGCCGCAGGAGTAA
- a CDS encoding transposase translates to MAFIQLAARRSLRDGLRALEAAKRRLYHLGLKSVARSTVADANNSRPVEFFKDLFAEMYGLCHLRAPRHKFRFKCKLYSMDATTISLCLSIFPWASFRRNKAGVKVNTVLDHDGYIPAFLDINNAKTHESRMAKSLSLPKGSIVTFDKGYICYSWFRMLTAKGIFFVTRLKSNAAYKLVDRRAVDRKTGVTSDHIIDVSSRGKTTRLRRIGYRDAKTGKRYEFLTNHFRLSAKTIADIYKERWQIEIFFREVKQNLHIKSFVGRSENAVHIQIYTALTVYLLLAYQKFLSKLGLSVQQLFELICLNLFGKDSLEELLNPRRRKTINTYSYSLLAMGA, encoded by the coding sequence ATGGCCTTTATCCAACTCGCTGCAAGGCGCTCTTTACGCGATGGGCTTCGCGCCTTGGAGGCGGCCAAGAGACGGCTGTATCACCTCGGCTTGAAATCAGTAGCGCGTTCCACGGTTGCCGATGCCAACAATTCAAGGCCTGTGGAATTTTTCAAAGACCTGTTCGCTGAAATGTATGGCCTGTGCCATCTTCGTGCGCCTCGTCACAAATTCCGCTTCAAGTGCAAGCTGTACAGCATGGACGCCACCACCATCAGCCTATGCCTGTCCATCTTTCCCTGGGCGTCGTTCCGGCGGAACAAGGCTGGCGTGAAAGTAAATACCGTGCTTGACCACGATGGCTACATTCCCGCTTTTCTCGATATCAACAATGCCAAAACCCACGAAAGCCGCATGGCCAAAAGTCTTTCATTGCCAAAGGGTTCCATCGTCACCTTCGATAAAGGCTATATCTGCTATTCCTGGTTTCGCATGTTGACCGCGAAGGGCATTTTCTTCGTAACCCGACTGAAGAGCAATGCTGCCTATAAGCTCGTTGATCGCCGCGCCGTAGACCGGAAAACCGGGGTCACGTCCGATCACATCATTGACGTGAGCAGCCGGGGAAAAACCACTCGTCTACGCAGAATCGGCTATCGCGATGCGAAAACCGGCAAACGGTACGAATTTTTGACCAACCATTTCCGCCTGTCCGCCAAGACAATTGCTGATATCTATAAAGAACGCTGGCAAATTGAAATATTCTTCCGCGAAGTCAAACAAAATCTGCATATTAAAAGCTTTGTCGGGCGCTCGGAGAATGCGGTGCACATCCAGATTTATACGGCCCTGACCGTGTATTTACTCCTGGCCTATCAGAAATTCCTGAGCAAGCTTGGGCTGTCGGTGCAACAACTCTTCGAGCTCATTTGCTTGAATCTGTTCGGCAAGGATTCTCTGGAAGAACTTCTGAATCCGCGAAGACGAAAAACTATAAACACCTATAGTTATAGCCTGTTAGCTATGGGTGCTTAA
- a CDS encoding Flagellar M-ring protein FliF (fragment): MQGELARTLTAFPAVENARVHLVLPARTLFIEEQQKPSASVVLKLSGAAKMDQRDVMSIVNLLTMSVEGLDKSRISIADTSGKVLFQPNEEGALQLSGTQVEMTNAAQARFERRIEELLTPMVGAGKVKATVNAELDFSQRTIRKEVFDPESAVLRSEERSEESRQGSANLDSGVPETNFRGDGMGGTQSTSQSTRETRKSNFEINKEEHNIVAQLGGVHRLSVAVIVDGAYEKDQNGNTVYVPRTDEDLKRIRQLVAGAVGFDSARGDVIEVSSVQFSAMDQEIPANIADVITDYTLRLGKPFLNALLIFLFLMMVVRPVVMALIRPKVEGEMVEGFEGIPLPPSDERLALIDGSDEAVEALAMLEKIEDIKAHAIQLSEQNMEQAVGIIRSWLKTAEPA; encoded by the coding sequence TTGCAGGGCGAACTCGCCCGCACGCTGACCGCGTTCCCCGCTGTTGAGAACGCCCGCGTGCACCTGGTTCTTCCCGCCCGCACCCTGTTCATCGAAGAGCAGCAGAAGCCTTCGGCCTCGGTCGTGCTGAAGCTCTCCGGCGCAGCCAAGATGGACCAGCGCGACGTCATGTCGATCGTCAATCTTCTGACGATGTCCGTCGAAGGGTTGGACAAGAGCAGGATCTCCATCGCCGACACCTCCGGCAAGGTGCTTTTCCAGCCTAACGAAGAAGGCGCGCTCCAGCTTTCCGGCACCCAGGTCGAGATGACCAACGCGGCCCAGGCCCGTTTTGAACGCCGCATTGAAGAGCTGCTCACCCCCATGGTCGGCGCGGGCAAGGTCAAGGCCACGGTTAACGCGGAACTCGATTTTTCCCAGCGCACCATCCGCAAAGAAGTGTTCGACCCGGAATCCGCCGTGCTCCGTTCCGAGGAAAGAAGCGAAGAATCCCGCCAGGGCAGCGCCAACCTGGATTCCGGCGTGCCGGAAACCAACTTCCGCGGCGACGGCATGGGCGGCACCCAGTCCACGTCCCAGAGCACCCGTGAGACCCGTAAGAGCAACTTTGAGATCAACAAGGAAGAGCATAATATCGTCGCCCAGCTGGGCGGTGTCCATCGCCTCAGCGTGGCCGTGATTGTTGACGGCGCGTATGAAAAGGACCAGAATGGTAATACGGTTTACGTGCCGCGCACCGATGAAGACCTGAAGCGGATCCGCCAGCTGGTTGCGGGCGCCGTGGGCTTTGATTCCGCGCGCGGAGATGTTATTGAAGTTTCCAGTGTGCAGTTCAGCGCCATGGATCAGGAAATCCCGGCCAACATCGCCGACGTCATCACGGATTACACCCTGCGTCTCGGCAAGCCTTTCCTGAACGCGCTGCTCATCTTCCTCTTCCTCATGATGGTCGTGCGGCCCGTGGTGATGGCGCTCATCCGGCCCAAAGTGGAAGGGGAAATGGTTGAAGGGTTTGAAGGCATTCCCCTGCCGCCGTCCGACGAGCGCCTGGCCCTTATCGACGGCAGCGACGAAGCGGTGGAAGCGCTCGCCATGCTGGAAAAGATCGAAGATATCAAGGCCCATGCCATCCAGCTCTCCGAGCAGAACATGGAGCAGGCCGTGGGTATTATCAGAAGCTGGCTCAAGACGGCGGAACCGGCCTGA
- a CDS encoding conserved hypothetical protein (Evidence 4 : Homologs of previously reported genes of unknown function) yields the protein MANRLEAHEMASQPIYQFYAVLDDYKPIIWRRFQVPGNVTIARLAYIVMTLFEMKASHLFAVEVPFSDNFLEEIRRKSPNDSDVAAAEKALAGVHSVWRYELLDFESDSFGDPKENRVFDATKSNIAKTIQHPGDKLSLNYDFGDDWWVSLTLESVTKNAALPGSELPHALEGAGFGIIEDCGGTPGLAELAAVFTKKKGTLYENLRDWLGMDELDMTTAFDIDDMNFRLKKLPRIYKQIYEDRLEPTQRSIALIERKYAQQTKNRRKS from the coding sequence ATGGCAAACCGCTTGGAGGCGCACGAAATGGCCAGTCAGCCAATATATCAGTTTTATGCAGTACTGGACGATTATAAGCCTATAATATGGCGGCGGTTTCAGGTGCCTGGCAATGTGACAATAGCTCGTCTGGCTTACATTGTGATGACCTTGTTTGAAATGAAGGCCAGCCACCTGTTTGCCGTTGAAGTACCCTTTAGTGATAATTTTCTTGAGGAAATCCGTAGGAAGTCTCCCAACGATAGCGATGTTGCCGCCGCCGAAAAAGCGCTCGCGGGCGTCCATTCCGTCTGGCGTTACGAATTGCTGGATTTTGAATCGGATAGTTTTGGAGACCCGAAGGAAAACAGGGTTTTCGACGCTACAAAAAGCAACATTGCAAAGACCATACAACATCCGGGTGACAAGTTGAGCCTGAATTATGACTTTGGCGACGACTGGTGGGTATCCCTCACCCTTGAATCCGTCACCAAAAATGCGGCTTTGCCCGGTAGTGAACTGCCACATGCATTGGAGGGGGCTGGGTTTGGTATTATTGAGGATTGCGGAGGAACGCCCGGTCTTGCGGAACTGGCGGCAGTGTTCACAAAGAAAAAAGGTACTCTCTATGAAAACCTGCGAGACTGGCTGGGCATGGATGAATTGGATATGACCACCGCTTTCGACATTGATGACATGAATTTTCGCCTGAAAAAATTGCCTCGCATCTACAAGCAGATTTATGAAGACAGGCTTGAACCAACGCAGCGTTCGATAGCCCTGATCGAACGAAAATATGCTCAACAAACAAAAAATAGGAGGAAGTCATGA
- a CDS encoding Flagellar M-ring protein FliF (fragment) — protein MSALNEAIGRMKEFWARITMSQRVIIGVAAAFCVAVFFGLVMWLNTPDMQVLYANLSAEDAGRVVKSLEDKNIPFTLGENGTAILVPSDKVYALRMKIAGEGTIQGQGLGFEVFNEVKLGQTEFVQKINYQRALQGELARTLTAFPAVENARVHLVLPARTLFIEEQQKPSASVVLKLSGAAKMDQRDVMSIVNLLTMSVEGLDKSRISIADTSGKVLFQPNEEGALQLSGTQVEMTNAAQARFERRIEELLTPMVGAGKVKATVNAELDFSQRTIRKEVFDPESAVLRSEERSEESRQGSANLDSGVPETNFRGDGMGGTQSTSQSTRETXDNLQCCPVKHP, from the coding sequence ATGTCCGCTCTGAACGAAGCCATCGGCCGCATGAAAGAATTCTGGGCTCGCATAACCATGTCCCAGCGCGTGATTATCGGCGTTGCGGCCGCCTTTTGCGTCGCCGTGTTTTTCGGCCTTGTCATGTGGCTCAATACCCCGGATATGCAGGTGCTGTACGCCAACCTCAGCGCCGAAGACGCGGGGCGCGTCGTGAAAAGCCTGGAAGACAAGAACATTCCCTTCACGCTCGGCGAAAACGGAACCGCCATCCTGGTGCCGTCGGACAAGGTCTACGCCCTGCGGATGAAAATCGCCGGGGAAGGCACCATCCAGGGGCAGGGCCTCGGGTTTGAAGTGTTCAACGAAGTAAAGCTCGGCCAGACGGAATTCGTGCAGAAAATCAACTACCAGCGCGCGTTGCAGGGCGAACTCGCCCGCACGCTGACCGCGTTCCCCGCTGTTGAGAACGCCCGCGTGCACCTGGTTCTTCCCGCCCGCACCCTGTTCATCGAAGAGCAGCAGAAGCCTTCGGCCTCGGTCGTGCTGAAGCTCTCCGGCGCAGCCAAGATGGACCAGCGCGACGTCATGTCGATCGTCAATCTTCTGACGATGTCCGTCGAAGGGTTGGACAAGAGCAGGATCTCCATCGCCGACACCTCCGGCAAGGTGCTTTTCCAGCCTAACGAAGAAGGCGCGCTCCAGCTTTCCGGCACCCAGGTCGAGATGACCAACGCGGCCCAGGCCCGTTTTGAACGCCGCATTGAAGAGCTGCTCACCCCCATGGTCGGCGCGGGCAAGGTCAAGGCCACGGTTAACGCGGAACTCGATTTTTCCCAGCGCACCATCCGCAAAGAAGTGTTCGACCCGGAATCCGCCGTGCTCCGTTCCGAGGAAAGAAGCGAAGAATCCCGCCAGGGCAGCGCCAACCTGGATTCCGGCGTGCCGGAAACCAACTTCCGCGGCGACGGCATGGGCGGCACCCAGTCCACGTCCCAGAGCACCCGTGAGACCNAAGATAATCTTCAATGTTGTCCGGTTAAGCACCCATAG